A stretch of the Solanum dulcamara chromosome 6, daSolDulc1.2, whole genome shotgun sequence genome encodes the following:
- the LOC129891759 gene encoding ubiquitin carboxyl-terminal hydrolase 25, whose translation MAYLQMNWQPNLLTHRRKTGPPLGLKNLGNTCYINSVLQCLTYTPPLAYFCLKSQHSASCDSEAAAASGKKSECPFCILEKRIARSLSLDSALDTPSKINSCLKIFAQHFRFGRQEDAHEFLRYVIDACHNTCLRLKKLQQQTRKGGGGSVDGNGNTIVKEIFGGALQSQVKCLSCGAESNKVDEIMDISLDVLHSSSLKDALQRFFQPEVLDGNNKYKCENCKKLVTARKQMSILQAPNVLVIQLKRFEGIYGGKIDKPIAFEEVLVLSSYMCKASQDLHPEYNLFGTIVHSGFSPDSGHYYAYIKDTMGRWFCCNDSYVSPKLLQEVLSEKVYILFFSRTKQRSPPTKTCLSINGSKSNHSNGLAKSKILTSDLAKAENGKQVLGHPSEKENAMTSKVSKVHSSPVRELGIFERSSIKKVSTSGNIKMVFHPRESGNRTGGVRASVLTGKEITSLPDRNGVNKSCGNGQVTRSHASMNGNGNGNGKLPIVATSPVADGPHQDYGGSNGNAAGKDPYPKEVTRSSSLSNGNGKTLCVATDTLRGSLHRNNGENSESLAAITSVYRDMSNGHVESSSISGSKRKSPDQCILLDHDAQSRAKVEELKKELHQEASSFLRTCGWSEEVYAFMRSKKSGALSDFQASDVNAMKELLITDAKSMFISQLPQSLKGSLIERLTSFSQGTPPSST comes from the exons ATGGCCTATTTGCAAATGAACTGGCAGCCGAACCTACTCACCCACAGACGCAAGACTGGTCCTCCTTTAGGGCTTAAAAACCTCGGCAATACCTGTTATATCAACTCCGTCCTTCAGTGCCTCACTTATACCCCTCCTCTTGCTTATTTCTGCCTCAAATCTCAACATTCCGCTTCTT GTGATTCTGAAGCAGCAGCTGCTTCAGGGAAGAAAAGTGAATGTCCTTTTTGTATATTAGAGAAGCGAATAGCTAGGTCTTTGAGTCTCGATTCAGCACTAGATACTCCGTCCAAGATTAATAGTTGCTTAAAGATTTTCGCCCAGCATTTTAGGTTTGGGAGGCAAGAGGATGCTCATGAATTCTTGCGATATGTCATTGACGCCTGTCACAATACGTGTTTGCGGTTGAAGAAGTTGCAGCAGCAGACAAGGAAGGGTGGCGGAGGTAGTGTTGATGGGAATGGGAATACCATTGTTAAGGAGATCTTTGGGGGTGCTCTGCAGAGCCAGGTCAAGTGCTTGTCATGTGGTGCTGAGTCAAATAAGGTGGACGAGATTATGGATATAAGTCTTGATGTGTTGCACAGTAGCTCACTCAAAGATGCTTTGCAGAGATTTTTTCAGCCTGAGGTTTTGGATGGAAACAACAAGTACAAGTGTGAGAA CTGTAAGAAATTGGTGACAGCAAGGAAGCAAATGTCAATTCTTCAAGCACCAAATGTTCTTGTCATTCAGCTCAAG AGGTTTGAAGGAATATATGGTGGGAAGATTGATAAGCCCATTGCATTCGAGGAGGTTCTAGTGCTTTCAAGCTACATGTGCAAAGCGAGTCAG GATCTGCATCCAGAATACAATCTTTTTGGAACGATTGTCCACTCAGGCTTTTCACCAGATTCAGGGCACTATTATGCATATATCAAG GATACTATGGGTCGTTGGTTCTGCTGTAATGATTCTTACGTTTCTCCTAAACTCTTGCAAGAAGTGTTGTCGGAGAAGGTGTACATCCTTTTCTTCTCTCGTACCAAACAGAGGTCACCACCCACCAAGACATGTTTATCAATTAATGGGTCAAAGTCCAATCACTCCAATGGCTTGGCTAAATCCAAAATCTTGACCAGTGACTTAGCAAAAGCAGAAAACGGAAAACAAGTTTTAGGCCACCCCTCCGAGAAAGAAAATGCAATGACATCTAAGGTCAGTAAAGTGCATTCAAGCCCAGTGAGAGAGTTGGGCATATTTGAAAGATCTTCCATCAAGAAGGTATCTACCTCTGGTAATATCAAAATGGTTTTTCATCCAAGAGAATCTGGCAATAGAACTGGTGGTGTGAGAGCATCAGTTCTTACAGGGAAAGAGATTACATCATTACCAGACAGGAATGGTGTTAACAAAAGTTGTGGTAATGGCCAAGTGACAAGATCACATGCCTCAATGAATGGAAATGGAAATGGAAATGGAAAACTTCCAATTGTAGCAACCAGCCCTGTAGCAGACGGTCCCCATCAAGATTATGGTGGAAGTAATGGAAATGCTGCAGGAAAGGATCCATACCCCAAAGAGGTGACTAGATCATCATCTTTATCAAATGGAAATGGCAAAACCCTATGTGTTGCAACAGATACCTTGAGGGGAAGTCTGCATAGAAATAATGGGGAGAATAGTGAAAGTCTGGCAGCAATAACTTCTGTATACAGGGATATGTCCAATGGCCATGTTGAATCGTCTTCTATCTCAGGTTCAAAGAGAAAATCACCAGATCAATGCATCCTGCTTGATCATGATGCTCAGTCTCGTGCAAAGGTGgaagaattaaaaaaaga GCTCCATCAGGAAGCTTCATCATTTCTAAGAACATGTGGTTGGTCAGAAGAAGTCTATGCTTTTATGCGTTCCAAGAAGTCGGGGGCACTATCAGACTTTCAAGCATCAGATGTTAATGCGATGAA
- the LOC129893280 gene encoding probable sugar phosphate/phosphate translocator At3g14410 — MADPQRKWLSDDVLTYAYLLLYIALSSGQIFFNKWVLSSKEINFPYPLGLTLLHMVFSSILCFVLTKVLKIMKVEEGMTLDIYISSVIPIGAMFAMTLWLGNTAYLYISVSFAQMLKAIMPVAVFILGVAAGLEMMSCRMLLIMSVISLGVLVASYGEIDINWVGVVYQMGGVVGEALRLIFMEILVKRKGLKLNPISVMYYVSPCSALCLLVPWIFLEKPKMDEQRTWSFQPLVLTLNSLCTFALNLSVFLVIQHTSALTIRVAGVVKDWVVVLLSALLFADAKLTLINLFGYAIAIAGVAAYNNHKLKKGTSPESSDDSEPKQSVPLIQSSNSNK; from the exons ATGGCGGATCCGCAGAGAAAATGGCTGAGCGACGATGTGTTAACATACGCATATCTTCTACTCTACATTGCACTCTCGAGTGGTCAGATCTTCTTCAACAAG TGGGTTTTgtcttcaaaagaaataaacTTTCCCTATCCCCTTGGATTGACTCTGCTTCACATGGTCTTCTCCTCAATTCTATGTTTTGTGCTTACCAAGGTTCTCAAG ATAATGAAAGTTGAGGAAGGGATGACTCTAGATAT ATACATTAGTTCGGTCATACCAATTGGTGCAATGTTTGCAATGACACTTTGGCTTGGGAACACTGCCTACCTCTATATTTCTGTTTCATTCGCTCAGATGTTGAAAGCAATCA TGCCAGTAGCAGTTTTCATTCTAGGGGTTGCTGCCGGACTCGAAATGATGAGCTGCAGAATGCTTCTCATAATGTCAGTAATCAGTTTGGGTGTTCTTGTGGCTTCTTATGGGGAAATAGATATTAACTGGGTAGGTGTTGTCTATCAAATGGGAGGTGTTGTTGGAGAAGCTTTGAGGCTTATATTTATGGAGATTCTGGTGAAACGAAAAGGCCTGAAGCTCAATCCCATATCTGTGATGTACTATGTTAGCCCATGCAG TGCTCTTTGTCTTTTAGTTCCATGGATCTTTTTGGAGAAACCTAAGATGGATGAACAGAGGACATGGAGCTTTCAACCTCTTGTTCTAACCCTAAATTCTCTATGTACCTTTGCCTTGAATCTGTCAGTTTTTCTGGTGATTCAACATACAAGTGCCCTGACAATTCGCGTTGCTGGAGTTGTCAAAGATTGGGTGGTTGTGCTGTTATCCGCATTACTTTTTGCTGATGCGAAATTGACACTGATTAATCTTTTTGGTTATGCTATTG CTATTGCAGGTGTAGCCGCATATAATAATCACAAGCTAAAAAAGGGAACTTCCCCAGAAAGTTCAGACGATTCTGAACCCAAACAGTCTGTACCTTTAATACAATCTTCAAATTCCAACAAGTAG